CGCGGTCAAGCGCGCCAAGGTGAAGGCGACCGGCATCGACATCGACCCCGAACGGATCGCCGAGGCGCGCGCGAACGCCAAGGCGCAGGGTGTCGAGGGCAAGGTGACCTTCAAGCGCGACGATATCTTCACCACCGACTTTTCGGACGCGAGCGTGGTGACGCTGTACCTGCTGAATTCGCTCAACGAGAAATTGATGCCGCGGCTGCTGCAGCTCAAGCCGGGGACGCGGATCGTGAGCCACGCCTTCACGATGGGCGATTGGAAGCCCCAGAAAACCGCGGATATCGATGGGCGGCAGGTTTTCTTCTGGACGGTGCCTGCGCGGTGATTTTCTGAAGCCCTCTCCCGCTTGCGGGAGAGGAGTGTTGGGTCGGTAATGCTCCCAGCATGACCTGAATAGCACGGGGTGCTATTCACCCAACGCTGGTGAGGGTCTTCTTCTTCTGCCTTCGCTTCCCAAAAAGAAGGCCCTCACCGCTGCGACTAGGGGCCGCAAGTACGGCCCCAAGTCTCGCC
The genomic region above belongs to Sphingomonas qomolangmaensis and contains:
- a CDS encoding class I SAM-dependent methyltransferase gives rise to the protein MKIWPMKNRWMLTAACALAALAPASPALAQTAPVERLPDVIYVPTPPEVVAAMLDMVELKDGDVLYDLGSGDGRIPIAAVKRAKVKATGIDIDPERIAEARANAKAQGVEGKVTFKRDDIFTTDFSDASVVTLYLLNSLNEKLMPRLLQLKPGTRIVSHAFTMGDWKPQKTADIDGRQVFFWTVPAR